CTAGGCATTCTCTCTTTGATTTAAAAGAATCTCGCGGATTTTACAAAGATTTAGCTAAACTAATGTAAGTAAGTATAAAAAGTCTTCCTACACGTTCTACTACACATTCTACACGACAGTTCTATCTACAGTTTACTTAAGAGCTAATATTGGCCTTGACGAAAAAGCTACATCTTCTTCGTTTATATTCACACGCCGCTAAATATTGTACTGCGCCGCGCCGCTTACGATTTTCCAGTCATATCACAGTCTACGTCGTCGCATTGTTGAAAGTCGTTCAAAAAATTGaggaaattcattttttcatgCATATTCACTTACGATCAAATAATCTCAATTTCATCTCCTTATTCGTCTAAACAATTACTCAGACaacatgacataaaaatattgcgaatgcagatttttctttttacacaaTTTCGATTTAAAAGTTTATGGCTTCTTATCATCACTTGATTATTCACAATTCCtaacattataaaaatattcgtcACTGGTTCGCGTTActgtgtatataaatatataaatgagagaaaaaatatacatattatatatatatatatatatatatatatatatatatatatatatatatatatatatatatatatatatatataaaggcAGAGTTACAGGAGTATTGCTTCTACCAGTGTAAATGACCGATCGAACTCTTTCCTACGTTAAGGCATCCGTAAAAAATGCatgtataataatagaaaagttaAGGCGTGAGATCACTGGATCATCTGCAGATACCGGTTTTCTTCGAGCAGTGAGCTTAGAGAGGAGGTCATGTCGTTAACGATCATGTTGGCGCTCGCGGGCAGCGGCTGTGGCAACTGCATCGGGTGCGTCGAACTGGAGACGCTCGCTTCGGGAGCCTGAGTCAACATGTTGCCCGACCAATTTCTGCACTGCTGCACGTATTCGAGTGTTCTGCGATAAGAGTCTTGGCGCATGCCTTGAGGAGGCTTGATGGGCGATCCCTGGGACTGGCTTATGTCACGGCACTGAATCTCTGGCACGTGTCCCGCGGCTCCGTGCCCGTGGTGAGCCGTTCCACCCATGCAGCATTGCTCGCTGTTGTAGGCCCACTGGCACTCGCTGCCGCATCCGTTCATTCGCTGCTGCTGACCTTGAGGCTGTTGATGTTGGTGCATATGGCAGCAGTTGTACTGCGCGTGGCAGTTGTTGGACTGGCAGGTCTTGGGGGCTTCCTTGGGGTACATGTTCTGGGAATTCATCGGGCGATGGTTGGCCATTGGATTCGGATGAACGCAACTTCCAGTGGACATCTGCGAGCAGGGACTCTGGACCTGCATGTCTGCGGGGTGCACTGAATTCGCAGCATTCTGACTAGCTAGGCTCGGTTGCGAGCAGTGCGAGCCGACGGACCTCGGGCACTGGTCGGACATTGCAGGACTCAAGACTGGAGTCATGACGTTCATCGGCTTCGGCATGCCGCACTGATTTTGCATCATGCCATGACCGGACATGGGTCGGGGGTTGGCTTGCATCTGCTGCTGCATCTGTTGCTGGCAGACTGGAGACATGGGCTGACAGTGGCTGCTGCCGTTGCTGGGAGCTCTCGGCGGGTGTCCGCAGGTTTGACCCATGCTGGGATGCATAGGAGAGCAAGGCTGTCCCATCGGGCGAGCCTGCATCTGCTGAGCCGCGCAATTCTGGCCCATTTGAGTCTGGCAGCCGTAACCGGGATAGTAGCCATTGTGCTCGGCGTTTTGGCCATGGCAGTTCACTCGGCTCATCTGTGCACTGTTCTGATGAGGGTTCTGCATTCCCTGAGGCGGAGCCAACGCTCCGGCGGCCGGAGACGTCATGGGTTGCTCGCTCAACTGACTCGGGGCATAGTGCGAGCCACTGGGCGACATCACTTGTCCCGGACGGGCGAGCTGCGACGAGCACGACTGAGGTCCGTAGTTCGGTGTTGGGCAGTAATTCGGAGTCTGGCCCATGCGAGAGTTTGGACACTGAGAGTAAGGAGATCCGACGGAACTGTAGTCAGCCGGTGAGCCGATGCCGTTGCTGTTGTGGTTGGGCATCGGGTTCTGTTGGTTCGACGGGTTGTAGCACTGTGAATTGTAACTGCACTGAGGTTGTGATCTCTGCATACAGTGCTGGGGATTCGTGCAAATGGGAGATCGGCAGTTGGGCAGTGGACTGCCGCGGTAGCTGAATTGCGAACTGCCGCCTGCTTGAACTTGGTTCAGGTACTGCATCATCTCGTCGGGAATCACGAGCTTGTTCTCGACCATTTCGCCTTCGCCGACTTCGTCGAGGACGACCTCCTGGTTGGGATGAAGATCCGGCAGTTGCGCCGAACGCGGCCTCGGTGGCATCGGCGGTGACACGCGTTGGCTCTGGTGGCCGCGAGCTGGCTCGGACATGCGACGATCACTTGTTGCCCCTTGAGCGCAGTGGCTCGGCATCGCCCACTCGTTTGGATTGTTGTGTGCACTCTGCAAATTAATCAACGCGATTTAGTAATCACGTCGGAAATACTCGCGTCAGAAGGTAGATCGACCACGTTCGTATACTTACTTGAAGGGACATGTTCTGCGTCTGAACGACGAGGTTGCTGGTCGAGTAGGGTACTTGCAACTGCGAGGAAAGGTTGCCAAATCTCGTGGACGCGGTGCTCAGTTGGCTGCTCCTCCTGGACGTGCCTGGACTGATGGGATCGTAAAAGCTTCCCGGTCCGAAAGCTGGACCTTTGATGGCACTGACACCGCTGGCCTGACTGCTTCTTCGGCTACTGCCAAAGTCCGCGGACTTCATGCTGCCGTAGTAAGTGCTGACGGTGCTGTTGCTATCGCGCCTTGGCTCGTTGCTGTTGGATTGCAGCCTGAGCTGCAGATCGGAGAGGCTGGTCTGGCGGTTGGTAGTCGCGCCGCCCTCCATCTTGAGATCGGTGATGCGCCTGTTGAGATCGCCGAGACCGCGGCTCACGCGCAGATTCGAGCCCGGCATCAGCGACGCGGGCGACATCGAGCCAGCTTTGGCGCCCAATCGATTCTTCAAGCGGTTCCGCGAGCCCGCTGGGATCTGCTGGTGCGAGTCCAATCCGCCAACCTACACGAGCAAAGAATGTCGTGAAACAGCGGAAAAGAAGAAAGAGCGTAACGAGAGTATGGAAAAGCAGAACTCACGATGGCGCGAATGGCGAGCGGCAAGTCAGCGATGTCCAGGTCTTCGGGCTCCTCGTTCCAATTGCCATCCGGCTGTAGGAGCACGTTGTCACCGGGGATGACCATGCCGGAGCCGTCCTCGGTGCAGCCAGCTGCGTGCATGGACAACGGGCTGCCGTGCTGATTCATCATACTCGGAGGACTGTTGGCCTCGCTCTCGGACTTGACACTGGGGCTCGACAAGCTGGGAGTCTTCGGGTGCAGATCTTCGCTGCGGCTGGGGCTGCTGTGACCTCCATGACCGGCTTCGTCGCTGCCTGGGTTGTCACCGTTACCGCCTCCCTTGTGCTTCTTGTTCGCGTAGAACTCGGGCCCGTGCACCGTCTTGACGTGCTTGCGCAGCGAGGACGGGTCCGTGTAGCGCTTGGTACAACCCGGCGCTTTGCAGACGTACGGTTTCTGCGGAGAAGAAAGGAGCAGCACGTGAATAAACTCGGTCGATCGAGATCGTAAGCATCGAGCGAAAAATGTGTACGAACCTCGTTGGAATGTGTCCTGTTCTGGTGCTTCGCTCGATCGCTAGCGTTGCTAAAGGCCTTGTGGCAGCCAGGATACTCGCAAGTGTAGGGCTTTTCTCCCGTGTGGGACCTGAGGTGGGTCTTGAGGTTCTCCAGTCTCGAGTAGGCCTTTTGACAGCCCTCGAACTGCAAAGCGAATTCGAATTAGTACATCCCCACACAAGACAAAAACAAAAGCTAACGAACAATCAGTGCGGGAAACTTACCGTGCACTTGTGGGGCTTCTGGCCGGTGTGCCTTCGCATGTGCACGACGAGCATGTACATCGCCTTGAAGGGTTTTTCCTCGCGGGAGCAGTTCTCCCAGCCGCAGATAAAGACCTTCTTGTCTTTCTTGATGTGATCTTCGGTAATGTGCTCGACGAGGTGCTCTTGGTGGGCGAACTCCATTCCACAGTCTTTCCAGTGGCAGTTGGTCTCGACGAAGTCGCCGGGCTCGGGCTCGTCGCGGGGGTCGTCGCTGGGACTGAGGCCCTGGGG
The sequence above is a segment of the Nasonia vitripennis strain AsymCx chromosome 3, Nvit_psr_1.1, whole genome shotgun sequence genome. Coding sequences within it:
- the LOC100118465 gene encoding transcriptional activator cubitus interruptus isoform X1; translation: MPEKEVAYHQETFSLLPPPPAPHLNHPHSAFHAAASFQPHHPSAFQLQTGPSVAAAAAAAAAAAWEHHAAALAYNALPPHPPLSGSTSLASPSRGKENGSATAEQPGESSNSSAGGTTEASSAAAAADFLRRSHPLSEHTAQLHPTYRLNYMDHLYHQLQHSPSASLHGLGALGPEYLLHAAAPGSTLASSEFPFSIDGSRLGSPRASAIRASRKRALSSSPYSDRFDIDSMIRFSPNSLASIVNGSRSSSASGSYGHLSAAMSPALGMHPGMAPHLQQIQAQLLRNAAVAVLHGHPSPVHPHLHPHSHPPHPHAHHHPHPHPHAHPHPHAHPHTQLYPVSSHVLPPHTAAPTAPAPAPPKTEIPASAAAESSNKSVTAEADTSSKRGSSSSSSKVKREPATSTIPAVSHPQGLSPSDDPRDEPEPGDFVETNCHWKDCGMEFAHQEHLVEHITEDHIKKDKKVFICGWENCSREEKPFKAMYMLVVHMRRHTGQKPHKCTFEGCQKAYSRLENLKTHLRSHTGEKPYTCEYPGCHKAFSNASDRAKHQNRTHSNEKPYVCKAPGCTKRYTDPSSLRKHVKTVHGPEFYANKKHKGGGNGDNPGSDEAGHGGHSSPSRSEDLHPKTPSLSSPSVKSESEANSPPSMMNQHGSPLSMHAAGCTEDGSGMVIPGDNVLLQPDGNWNEEPEDLDIADLPLAIRAIVGGLDSHQQIPAGSRNRLKNRLGAKAGSMSPASLMPGSNLRVSRGLGDLNRRITDLKMEGGATTNRQTSLSDLQLRLQSNSNEPRRDSNSTVSTYYGSMKSADFGSSRRSSQASGVSAIKGPAFGPGSFYDPISPGTSRRSSQLSTASTRFGNLSSQLQVPYSTSNLVVQTQNMSLQSAHNNPNEWAMPSHCAQGATSDRRMSEPARGHQSQRVSPPMPPRPRSAQLPDLHPNQEVVLDEVGEGEMVENKLVIPDEMMQYLNQVQAGGSSQFSYRGSPLPNCRSPICTNPQHCMQRSQPQCSYNSQCYNPSNQQNPMPNHNSNGIGSPADYSSVGSPYSQCPNSRMGQTPNYCPTPNYGPQSCSSQLARPGQVMSPSGSHYAPSQLSEQPMTSPAAGALAPPQGMQNPHQNSAQMSRVNCHGQNAEHNGYYPGYGCQTQMGQNCAAQQMQARPMGQPCSPMHPSMGQTCGHPPRAPSNGSSHCQPMSPVCQQQMQQQMQANPRPMSGHGMMQNQCGMPKPMNVMTPVLSPAMSDQCPRSVGSHCSQPSLASQNAANSVHPADMQVQSPCSQMSTGSCVHPNPMANHRPMNSQNMYPKEAPKTCQSNNCHAQYNCCHMHQHQQPQGQQQRMNGCGSECQWAYNSEQCCMGGTAHHGHGAAGHVPEIQCRDISQSQGSPIKPPQGMRQDSYRRTLEYVQQCRNWSGNMLTQAPEASVSSSTHPMQLPQPLPASANMIVNDMTSSLSSLLEENRYLQMIQ
- the LOC100118465 gene encoding transcriptional activator cubitus interruptus isoform X2 translates to MDHLYHQLQHSPSASLHGLGALGPEYLLHAAAPGSTLASSEFPFSIDGSRLGSPRASAIRASRKRALSSSPYSDRFDIDSMIRFSPNSLASIVNGSRSSSASGSYGHLSAAMSPALGMHPGMAPHLQQIQAQLLRNAAVAVLHGHPSPVHPHLHPHSHPPHPHAHHHPHPHPHAHPHPHAHPHTQLYPVSSHVLPPHTAAPTAPAPAPPKTEIPASAAAESSNKSVTAEADTSSKRGSSSSSSKVKREPATSTIPAVSHPQGLSPSDDPRDEPEPGDFVETNCHWKDCGMEFAHQEHLVEHITEDHIKKDKKVFICGWENCSREEKPFKAMYMLVVHMRRHTGQKPHKCTFEGCQKAYSRLENLKTHLRSHTGEKPYTCEYPGCHKAFSNASDRAKHQNRTHSNEKPYVCKAPGCTKRYTDPSSLRKHVKTVHGPEFYANKKHKGGGNGDNPGSDEAGHGGHSSPSRSEDLHPKTPSLSSPSVKSESEANSPPSMMNQHGSPLSMHAAGCTEDGSGMVIPGDNVLLQPDGNWNEEPEDLDIADLPLAIRAIVGGLDSHQQIPAGSRNRLKNRLGAKAGSMSPASLMPGSNLRVSRGLGDLNRRITDLKMEGGATTNRQTSLSDLQLRLQSNSNEPRRDSNSTVSTYYGSMKSADFGSSRRSSQASGVSAIKGPAFGPGSFYDPISPGTSRRSSQLSTASTRFGNLSSQLQVPYSTSNLVVQTQNMSLQSAHNNPNEWAMPSHCAQGATSDRRMSEPARGHQSQRVSPPMPPRPRSAQLPDLHPNQEVVLDEVGEGEMVENKLVIPDEMMQYLNQVQAGGSSQFSYRGSPLPNCRSPICTNPQHCMQRSQPQCSYNSQCYNPSNQQNPMPNHNSNGIGSPADYSSVGSPYSQCPNSRMGQTPNYCPTPNYGPQSCSSQLARPGQVMSPSGSHYAPSQLSEQPMTSPAAGALAPPQGMQNPHQNSAQMSRVNCHGQNAEHNGYYPGYGCQTQMGQNCAAQQMQARPMGQPCSPMHPSMGQTCGHPPRAPSNGSSHCQPMSPVCQQQMQQQMQANPRPMSGHGMMQNQCGMPKPMNVMTPVLSPAMSDQCPRSVGSHCSQPSLASQNAANSVHPADMQVQSPCSQMSTGSCVHPNPMANHRPMNSQNMYPKEAPKTCQSNNCHAQYNCCHMHQHQQPQGQQQRMNGCGSECQWAYNSEQCCMGGTAHHGHGAAGHVPEIQCRDISQSQGSPIKPPQGMRQDSYRRTLEYVQQCRNWSGNMLTQAPEASVSSSTHPMQLPQPLPASANMIVNDMTSSLSSLLEENRYLQMIQ